A genomic window from Pyxicephalus adspersus chromosome 2, UCB_Pads_2.0, whole genome shotgun sequence includes:
- the LOC140324812 gene encoding peptidyl-prolyl cis-trans isomerase-like, with product MACTRVFFDVTADGSPIGRVIMELRFDVVPKTCENFLQLCTGQKGFGYKGSTFHRVIPGFMCQGGDFTHHNGTGGKSIYGAKFADENFALKHTGPGILSMANAGPNTNGSQFFICTAQTSWLDGKHVVFGTVVEGLDVVRKMEACGSQTGKTNKKLVIADCGRL from the exons ATGGCCTGTACTCGGGTTTTCTTTGACGTGACCGCCGATGGCAGCCCTATAGGCCGTGTGATTATGGAG CTGAGATTCGATGTTGTTCCAAAGACCTGCG AGAatttccttcagctgtgcacCGGACAGAAAGGATTTGGCTACAAAGGTTCCACCTTCCACAGAGTCATCCCAGGATTTATGTGCCAG GGTGGAGACTTCACCCACCACAACGGAACCGGTGGAAAATCAATCTACGGAGCAAAGTTTGCCGATGAGAACTTCGCCCTGAAGCACACCGGACCCGGAATTCTGTCCATGGCAAACGCCGGCCCCAACACAAACGGTTCCCAGTTCTTCATCTGTACTGCACAAACCTCTTG GCTTGACGGGAAGCACGTTGTGTTCGGCACAGTGGTGGAAGGATTGGATGTTGTGAGGAAAATGGAAGCCTGCGGCTCTCAGACAGGAAAGACAAATAAGAAACTTGTGATTGCTGACTGTGGCCGGCTTTAA
- the LOC140324811 gene encoding peptidyl-prolyl cis-trans isomerase-like, translated as MENQKVFFDITADGIPLGRIIMELRFDVVPKTAENFLKLCTGEVGYGYKGCTFHRIIPSFMCQGGDFTNHNGTGGKSIYGGKFEDENFILKHSTPGALSMANAGPNSNGSQFFISTIKADWLNGKHVVFGNVVEGMEVVKKMESYGSNSGKTSKKIVISDCGVLEDSPSA; from the exons ATGGAGAATCAAAAGGTTTTCTTTGACATCACAGCCGATGGGATTCCACTTGGCCGCATTATAATGGAG CTCCGGTTTGATGTGGTGCCCAAGACTGCAG AGAACTTTCTGAAGTTGTGCACTGGGGAGGTCGGCTATGGCTACAAAGGCTGCACCTTCCATCGTATCATCCCCAGCTTCATGTGCCAG GGCGGTGACTTCACCAACCACAATGGCACTGGAGGGAAATCAATATACGGCGGTAAGTTTGAAGATGAAAACTTTATTCTGAAGCACAGCACCCCTGGGGCCCTCTCTATGGCCAATGCGGGGCCCAACAGCAACGGCTCCCAATTCTTCATCTCAACCATCAAAGCTGATTG GCTGAATGGGAAACACGTGGTATTTGGTAACGTGGTGGAAGGGATGGAAGTGGTAAAGAAGATGGAAAGTTATGGCTCCAACAGTGGGAAGACCAGCAAGAAGATTGTGATTTCTGACTGCGGAGTCCTAGAAGATTCTCCCTCAGCTTGA